Genomic segment of Pseudochaenichthys georgianus unplaced genomic scaffold, fPseGeo1.2 scaffold_592_arrow_ctg1, whole genome shotgun sequence:
ATTACAACTTCATCCTCATATCTCAACATGTATAAGGCCTCTTGAAACTAATGTCCGGATGTTCCCAATGTATCTCGATTTGTTTTGTTACAGTCGACATTGTGCTATATCTGCAGCTTAGCATGACAGCCGTTAAGAGGGTCCTCAGATTCATCATTAACTTGGTTTACCCGGAGTTAAAGAGCTTCCAGGTGTTCCCCTCTCCTTTAGTGTGGTGTATAGTCACTCCATAACACTcgtgctcctattggctagcgctccaacacatttcctgtgatagactaaggggcgggacatctcataacggttgaccaatcaaaacagagccggcggccagctaaccaatcggagcagactgggctctggtttcagacggagggtgaacAGAGGTGCTGCTTTTCAACAATAAAAGCAAATCGTCACAAATGACAGATAATGAAACCTAaaaattagcataatagggcacctttaaaacaacaacaacaacagcagctttGTGAACCTGAGGAACGAGAGAAAATCTAGAAATCGGAATAAACATCTTTCGAAATTCTTGCGAAGTAAGCTAGAAATCTGTCGTTTAAACACAAATGACAACTGTTGTGTTTGTATTGGCACGTCTCTGCTGTAAAACTCTCCTCTGCGGGTCGCCCACTACCTCTAACAGCAACGTCCCCCGGGAGCATATTCCATTACCACCTATTAGTAACTGCATTTCCTCACAGCTAAGCTCTTACTACAAGGCTGGGAGAAAGCGTCCCTCTTACACTACATTAATCACCTTGGAGATGATTATCCAGAGCAAAGCCCCGCCCCCTGCCCTCTGACAGCGTTACAACACATTGATCCCCCTCCCAATCCTCGACAAATATCACATGAGATGATAAATCTACTCTAGTATGTGTGCGGGGCTTCGACGTGGCTTTTTGCCCGAGTCCCAGACGTTTAGAATATAATTCAAAACTAGGCTCTTTTTTTCACCTAAAATGATAAAACTAGTATCGTCCGCATTATTTAGGAAGCCCTGGATTCTTAACTCGGCATGCCATAGACTGAAAACATGTCACAACGTAAATATACATCAGGTGCTTTAAGCCTTAAGGCTACAGGAGACATAACATGTTAACATACATGTGCGTACATACAGTAAATGGCCTTATTCCATTCAGATTGCCTCACTCGCTCTTAATCTGAGAAAACATTTTCGACATGAAGGCTGGAGGGCATAACAGGAAGTAGAAATAAATTACTCTAACAGTTGGTGGTTAATTGAAGATGCATTATCCACGGGTAAAAGTGATCAGTATATAAATGGTGGCTGTTAAAAAATAGTTCTAGTAAACATCAATGTTATTGTGCAAAGTAATTATTTCACACTGGTCACTATTACTAATGGATACTGATTGTAATTTCTGCATTAGGGTTATTATTGCATAATATCTGGAAGGCAGTAGGATACAATGGAGAAAAATAAAACGTCTATGAGATGCTCCGTTATCTACATTTGACACTTTAGGAGGAACAGACCGCTCCGCTGCTTCAGCTCTTGAAACGCGTCTGCTCACAAATGTGGTTGAATTtcctggaattgaaataaagagAAAAGACAAACACATCATTTAGAGCGGTGTTTTTAAAGACAACGATAAAAAATGACAACAAAAAAATCTTATTTAGGTTTAAAACAGCAGACATGAGAGAAATATAGGACCACGTTTATACAAGAACTCCCCCTAGTGGTTAGATGAGTGAACTACATTGGGTGGCTGTCCCCCAGATTTTAGCCTGAACTTTCCAAATGTATGACCGAAAAACCTACAAAAAAAACTTTTTTAAATCACTGATTTCCATCCTATCCAGCTGGTTTGAAGAACAGGTGTGGCTTTTCATAATAAATATCCAAAGGTCTCGTAAAAATATCATAAATAACCATGttaaaggtaagaatggagaaaccagctcgagagcgctagaatttgaaagtacccagccgaaaaaaatctgccccttccttcagacttcctcacagagcccctcctccaacacacacgaacgcgcacatgaccaatgagggcacgagatcagtgtgtgcacaggtggaaggctgacaggcaggtaggtcatccagttactttagctggGCCGGTTAAGCCCACAGTGTATGATGGACAATCACTCATGATGGGTTTGTACTGCTTACTGGTCAACAAGTTATGGCTTCTGATCACACACAGAGTGGAGAGTCATGATAAAGAAAGTTCATTCAAAAGCAATATGCTGCAAAAATGGCATTCAAGGAAACGTCAAAGTTGCAGAGAGGACTGGTAATaatcaagcccccaggaagtgcgccggactcggatgaaaatattcgtagtgtccaaacggcggtactacaacttccgtatcagtccgtgacgtcactgggcccagaaagacgtttccccattgactaacatcgggaaagagacgtctgtaaatcagcagATAATTctttttaactaaataaactacccagtatgaactacTTTATAGCCCTTATGAGAATCATTCtgtccttaaagttgtaaaatgcactaaaagccgaatctagatttattttctgtctcCATTAATTCTAGTGAgccggggggcggggcttaaggggcgcatgctctgtgagcgcacatacgggttcttctcatggatgtataataagaactggatacagcgtgggaggcggggcctcgttcattcctatgagagttgctcattggcgcatgaagacaaaatggcccaacttttgagagagcgaaacgtcgcgaaagtattcatataatccgttgttattgtgcatccatgggtaaaggtgaaactcatgtagtactgaacacgtcacatgaacgtgccgggcggtgcggtcccgtgggttagatctgtgttcataatgcagaggaaaATAACGTTATTAGTACATTTTACAACTCgaggaccgaatgtttttaataagtacaagtgttcataccgggtagtttatttagtttaaaaaaaattatccatcgatttacagacgtctctttccccatgttagtcaatgggaaaaaggcTTTGCGGGCCCAGCGCTTGATACGGaggtgtagtaccgccgtttggccacaacaaatattttcctcagagtccagCGCACTTCCTGTGGGCTTGGatcttctgctctgacagccaggcatgctgggtaatctgtgacgtttcgctctcaaaagttgggccattttgcctTCCTGCggcaatgagcagctctcataggaaagaaccAGACCCCGCCTCccactgtatccagttcttattctACATCCATGGTAATAACAGAGGAAACTACAGTTCCCACATTAACCACTAGAGGGCAGATCTGAGACTTAATGAGTTTATATGGTGCtttctattattattatgagaACACTTACGTTGCATGGTGCGCCTTCACCTGCGTGCGACAGTTGCGTCCCCAGTAACAGTCGGGACGAGATGTAACAGCAGCTGCAGAAGAACATCAAATACAGTTATTTCCTGGGTATTGATTACAAATCCATTAGGGTAATATTCTaggattttcattgccatttctacgcTGTAGcttatgtgacctgctctatcgaaatcagtcgcattgacccgaagacacattctGAGTTGTatactgctggaaagaggagattcctagcttcctaatgatatcaggattgttgttgttctccaaatattaagcaacaTATGtcccattatataatgactgtcaccgagtcctcgttttgagaaaaaggccttcaaagtttcctcttctctggaatccatcgatctgattggttattagcaaatgatcaaaatactacggagggaagatatttccgtttggattactggtctgggggaagctcgcgagtgtgtgtgggtgtgtgtgtgtgtgtgtgtatacgtgtgtgtttgtgtaattttgcatttgtgtgtattgcgtTTGTTTCtcgggaaaaccctcacgagaaacaccggctgttgttctgcccgctgtgacgttaagctactccgttctccgcttgtaattatgccgaagcttcaaagttgtatttatcacctgaagtttaatattctgaaagccaagactttgtttatttgaaatcagatgaaaacaaactgtaacggaccctgccgtgttatctatgattactctgcgctcacattcataatgtcagccggagggaggggggcggcgctgcggaagagcagattgcctgTCATCGTCCCTTGACAAGcttaaagaatgtatttatcgtaagtttggaaataaaagtttcatattctgaaagccaagactttgtttgtttaaaatcaaacaaaacacacgaaccccgaaaaaatagttttttacgcaaatccacgtttattttgaaatgagccgttgcgacttccgactgatttcgatagagcgggtcacatatgacattaaaaccttttaaacttaaaggtctcctattaagctatttttaggcatatattctGGGTCtcagatacaaatatataaaagcatgtctatgaagtgttttgttcaaaataccaaacagatcatgcattttagacgtccctcatatccctctatttcagccctgttagagcagtgcttctggtggtccgtgagcgccccctagtggcccgtgagtatattggtaacatttcacctttgaaataaataaatacatttaagttttccgcactctcgcgggaatatctccgcaatggagcgagcttaagtttcacttttgattgcatgagACAGCCCAgatcaacaccttcatcacacatgtggccacttgtttgtaccatcttcaggcgatttgtaaaaaactatgtctttttggatatttgtggagttaggtggtccgcgagtgtttttttattggttaagtggtccttggtatgaaaaagttagaGAAACACTGATTTTGGGTCCgtagaagaaagaaaaaaaagagggggagctaatgcctgctcaTAATTCAACCGGCAGATACAGTTAAATGACGTGATTTACGTCATatcgcaaatctggatcagcccccgtttttagagatgtgggtacggaggaaaagagagagggttttgttttctgacactttgtgagttccccgacgcaccagggacacattattcatgtatacaagacatcaaaaagtgcattttgcatgataggtcccctttaatcttGAAAAGGAAAAGGCTTATCATGAAAACGTTGTCTGAAAAGCTTAAAATGGCACAATATATAAAAGGCTGTTCTGACCTGGCAGCTCAGGAGCAGCGATGTTCTGTCTGAACTTGTAGGCCAGCTCCTTGAAGGACCGCAGGCCACAGCAGTAGCACAGGATGGCGTTTGGAGAGATGCGGCAGTCTGAAGAAGAGGATATTACATGTATTTCTCTCTTTATACGACAGTGTGGACTTGAAGGTGCGTCGGGTTTTGATCTGAAGCTCACCTGACAGGTAGTAGCTGCCCTGCTGTAAGGCCTGCAGAGACTCCTGGAGCACGTCTCTCCATGACTTCCCTTTGGAGGACAGGTAGTTCTGATGGAAacaaacaacggcattttaatatccaatccaactttatttatatagcacatttaagaagtgctgtacatcaatacatatataaagagcagcataaatacatttagacaaaacaaatgtaaaagcaCGAGACACTAAAACCAGCACAGACTGAAAAACTCTCAAACACGATGTGAAAACACAACGAAAAATGTCACATGTGACTCCAGGTGCAAGTGACATGCACTTCTGTCCTTGGGCCATGCTGTTAGTGTTATAAACGTTACCTAAAAAACATGCATTTTATAATCTATTTATTCATGTTATAGTAGCAAAAGCTGTTTTAGATCATCATGACCTTAAGcctatatatattttacatattCACTCTTTATTTGATATGTATTTATGTTGATaggtatgtatatttatatattttgcgATGCCTTGCTTACATGCTGCTGTACCAAATCCATTTCCCAAATTCAGATCAATTCAGTCGGCCGTTGCCCCGGTTAGAAATTGACCACCCCGATAATAAATAGCAAGCTCAACATCCTGACCTTGAATTTCATTTTGttgacatgtaaaaaaaaaaacaacccaGGGATAGTTTTTGTTGGCCGATCCGACAGGCACAGATCCTCTTACCTGCAGGATCTCTGACTCgtagttgttgttgttcagcACACCGTCCAGGCATTTGTCGGTCAGATTGAGTTCTGGAAAAAGAAAATGGTGGATTTGAACTGTGAAACATTCGGCAAACTACACGACATAAAGTAGCAGAACCTGTATATAATTTAAATTGTATTCATCTTGTGTTAATCTGTACTGTCCTGATTTTCGCTCTTACATTTCCCcatggggattaataaaggtccatcttatcttatctttaaGTAGCAGAACAATTACAGGAGGCTATAAAAGCTTTATTTGGTACAATCAGATGGCTTGACTTTTTAATGCCGTTTTATTTCCatttcagaaatattttggactgtttatttcatttcattccaaacctttatttaaccagattggtcccattgagatcatagatctctttttcaagggagacctgcattattattatttcttgtGTCTTCATTTATcttattgccttgttttttatgctgcaaagcaaacatttcccaaattgggatcaat
This window contains:
- the LOC117443355 gene encoding E3 ubiquitin-protein ligase CHFR-like translates to MYWGCQRIGCQGCLARFSELNLTDKCLDGVLNNNNYESEILQNYLSSKGKSWRDVLQESLQALQQGSYYLSDCRISPNAILCYCCGLRSFKELAYKFRQNIAAPELPAAVTSRPDCYWGRNCRTQVKAHHATKFNHICEQTRFKS